One Spodoptera frugiperda isolate SF20-4 chromosome 30, AGI-APGP_CSIRO_Sfru_2.0, whole genome shotgun sequence genomic window carries:
- the LOC118270112 gene encoding lachesin isoform X1, with protein MMLLGKLLFYIHFGLVFHVVICFKDSVEVPRFEDSLNNLTVSLGREAVFTCVVNDLGSYRVAWLRVDTQTILTIATHVITKNHRIAVNHSDRRVWFLHIHDVRQSDRGWYMCQLNTDPMKSQTAYLDVVVPPDILDYPTSSDQVAREGANVTLRCAAHGVPTPTVVWRKEAGDLLPTSNFSDTHNSSVNGAVLQLVKVSRLHMGAYLCIASNGVPPSVSKRVMLVVHFPPIMTIQNQLVGAKEGDTVHLDCHSEAFPRSINYWTINDQIISQSDKRFEITAIERGYEVDMRLKIKKVGRNTFGTYSCISKNSLGDTDGTIKLYSLSGKFEEMQYNEVGDSDESPDVSELEALKRSAGVRSHPVLGLFVVIYLVL; from the exons AAGTTCCAAGATTCGAAGATAGCCTAAACAACTTGACTGTATCTTTGGGCAGGGAAGCAGTGTTCACTTGTGTCGTCAATGACCTCGGCTCTTACAGG GTGGCGTGGCTACGCGTGGACACGCAGACTATCTTGACGATAGCTACCCACGTGATCACAAAGAACCACCGGATCGCCGTGAACCACAGCGACCGGCGGGTGTGGTTCTTGCACATACACGACGTCCGGCAGTCGGACCGGGGCTGGTACATGTGCCAGCTCAACACCGACCCCATGAAGAGCCAAACAGCCTATTTAGATGTAGTAG TTCCTCCGGACATTTTGGACTACCCGACGAGTAGTGACCAGGTGGCCAGGGAGGGAGCCAACGTGACGCTGCGGTGTGCAGCGCACGGAGTCCCCACTCCAACCGTCGTCTGGAGAAAGGAAGCTGGTGATTTGTTGCCCACCAGCAATTTCAGCGATACACACA ATTCGTCAGTAAATGGCGCAGTGCTACAGCTGGTCAAAGTATCAAGACTACATATGGGAGCCTACTTATGTATAGCTAGCAATGGAGTTCCGCCATCTGTCAGCAAACGAGTCATGCTCGTTGTGCATT TTCCACCGATAAtgactatacaaaaccaattagTGGGAGCGAAAGAAGGCGATACTGTACATTTGGACTGCCATTCAGAAGCTTTCCCTAGATCTATTAATTATTGGACGATAAATGACCAAATCATATCACAGT CGGACAAAAGGTTCGAGATCACAGCCATAGAGAGAGGATACGAAGTGGATATGAGGCTGAAGATTAAAAAAGTGGGCAGAAACACTTTTGGCACATACAGTTGCATATCAAAGAATTCCCTCGGAGACACGGACGggacaataaaattgtatt CTTTGTCCGGTAAGTTCGAGGAGATGCAGTACAACGAGGTGGGCGACTCTGACGAGAGCCCGGACGTAAGCGAACTCGAGGCGCTCAAGCGCAGCGCCGGGGTTCGCTCGCACCCCGTACTGGGGCTCTTCGTAGTTATTTACCTTGTATTATAA
- the LOC118270112 gene encoding lachesin isoform X2, whose amino-acid sequence MMLLGKLLFYIHFGLVFHVVICFKDSVVPRFEDSLNNLTVSLGREAVFTCVVNDLGSYRVAWLRVDTQTILTIATHVITKNHRIAVNHSDRRVWFLHIHDVRQSDRGWYMCQLNTDPMKSQTAYLDVVVPPDILDYPTSSDQVAREGANVTLRCAAHGVPTPTVVWRKEAGDLLPTSNFSDTHNSSVNGAVLQLVKVSRLHMGAYLCIASNGVPPSVSKRVMLVVHFPPIMTIQNQLVGAKEGDTVHLDCHSEAFPRSINYWTINDQIISQSDKRFEITAIERGYEVDMRLKIKKVGRNTFGTYSCISKNSLGDTDGTIKLYSLSGKFEEMQYNEVGDSDESPDVSELEALKRSAGVRSHPVLGLFVVIYLVL is encoded by the exons TTCCAAGATTCGAAGATAGCCTAAACAACTTGACTGTATCTTTGGGCAGGGAAGCAGTGTTCACTTGTGTCGTCAATGACCTCGGCTCTTACAGG GTGGCGTGGCTACGCGTGGACACGCAGACTATCTTGACGATAGCTACCCACGTGATCACAAAGAACCACCGGATCGCCGTGAACCACAGCGACCGGCGGGTGTGGTTCTTGCACATACACGACGTCCGGCAGTCGGACCGGGGCTGGTACATGTGCCAGCTCAACACCGACCCCATGAAGAGCCAAACAGCCTATTTAGATGTAGTAG TTCCTCCGGACATTTTGGACTACCCGACGAGTAGTGACCAGGTGGCCAGGGAGGGAGCCAACGTGACGCTGCGGTGTGCAGCGCACGGAGTCCCCACTCCAACCGTCGTCTGGAGAAAGGAAGCTGGTGATTTGTTGCCCACCAGCAATTTCAGCGATACACACA ATTCGTCAGTAAATGGCGCAGTGCTACAGCTGGTCAAAGTATCAAGACTACATATGGGAGCCTACTTATGTATAGCTAGCAATGGAGTTCCGCCATCTGTCAGCAAACGAGTCATGCTCGTTGTGCATT TTCCACCGATAAtgactatacaaaaccaattagTGGGAGCGAAAGAAGGCGATACTGTACATTTGGACTGCCATTCAGAAGCTTTCCCTAGATCTATTAATTATTGGACGATAAATGACCAAATCATATCACAGT CGGACAAAAGGTTCGAGATCACAGCCATAGAGAGAGGATACGAAGTGGATATGAGGCTGAAGATTAAAAAAGTGGGCAGAAACACTTTTGGCACATACAGTTGCATATCAAAGAATTCCCTCGGAGACACGGACGggacaataaaattgtatt CTTTGTCCGGTAAGTTCGAGGAGATGCAGTACAACGAGGTGGGCGACTCTGACGAGAGCCCGGACGTAAGCGAACTCGAGGCGCTCAAGCGCAGCGCCGGGGTTCGCTCGCACCCCGTACTGGGGCTCTTCGTAGTTATTTACCTTGTATTATAA